The following nucleotide sequence is from Trifolium pratense cultivar HEN17-A07 linkage group LG2, ARS_RC_1.1, whole genome shotgun sequence.
TGCCACACGTCTCCAAATTTTTTGAACagttttcataaaaacaaaaataataaaaacatgaGGGAGGTAAACCAGAAAATCTTCACATTACAAGGGGTAATCTAAAAAAACACTTTTGCAAGGTGTAAACCGAAACCCGCCTACTTTGCCGGGGTAAAAACCTATTTACCCAATTTTAAATTATGTCTTTTACATAGGTTAGCCATGTATTCTTAAGGGAGAAATTCTTAAGGTGCCGAATTCAAATCATGTTAAAAATAGCTGTAAAATAGTCATTAATATAACtttgaattaataaaaacatATCAATATCAACACTACTTGACACTCATCCCAACATTTTCTTCATAACTAGTAtcattcaaacaaattttactAAATCATAAGTAGATCTCATAACTTATTTAGTGAAATCAGTTGTCAAAATAACAAAATCCAGAAGAAATTAACATAATCATAGAGTGAGTGCTGACAAGAAAGTTATATGGAGTATTTGTTTTACTAATAgttgcaacaacaaaaaaatatattgcttTGCTTTATTAATTATGACATTTATGTCTTGTTGGATAAAAACCATTTACTCAAACCAAGTTAGCTCTAATATCTcagaaaactaaaaaacaaaaaaaaagtagcaaTTACAAGTGCATGTTCATGAAACTGGCGCTTGTGTCACTTGCAAGCAAAGGGATTAGTCTACAGTATCTAACAATGCATACTTTAGCATGCATCTCACtgtcaaaaacaaatattcatgATACACAGTTCTTTAACAAATGTGACAAAACTTTCCAATGAAGACAAATCATCAAGATTTCACGAACACGGGGATATTCACCACTTGATCAAGAAAACGTACAAAGCATCTCGAGTAAcagaaaattaatttattgatttattaaCTTATATCACAACAATAATGTCCCCTCTTCTCAGGGCAGTTGCTGCTGAGCGGCTGCGGGTTTTTTTCTCATTGTCCAAAATGCAGCAAAGTAACGATTCTGCAAAGTGTATCACAATTCACTTAGCATATTATACAAATAAAAGTTTACAGTGGGTTCATTGCTAATGATTTTCTATGATTCCTACGTCTGAGGGGAACATATCATCTCAATATCTCATGTAATATAAGGTGAAGTGTACACCAAAATACACAACAAGATGGAGGCTGAGGAACACTGGTGAGCAATTAGAAACTTACTTGCATCATTGATTTAGGATTGGTTGTGTAGGTTGTCTCAATAGTCCTTTCTTTCTGCAATCCATGACAAGATAATGTGAATATGATTAGTCATCAATTACATAAATAGAAGGGGTATTATCCACATCAAATGAGATTACCTCAAATTCAAATCCATAATGCAATGCAACCCTTTTAACATCTTCCAAACTTAATTCAATGGACATTTCCTACAAATAAGTTACAAATTAGATAATATAGAGACCACACATATGATTGTGCTATTGTATGTGAAAAGAGTCTTACATCATCTTGGCCATATGTATCTGCAAAGTGATAAAGTAGAGGGCCCAGATTTATCCAAACCTGTGATGGTGTCAATTTCATCAAGTATGAAGGATAATATTGAAATGAGAATGGCAACAAGAGAACAAATGGAtgaggaaggaaaaaaaagagataCACAAGATCTATTTGAATTTCAATTAAAGAACTTACTCCTCCATCTTTCAAAATTTGTGAAATAATTTCAATGTACTCAACAATATTGTGAGCAGTATCTATAAAGAAACAAGTTACAACTGCATCCCATGCACCTGCATCGTCATTGGAAAGCATTGTTAGAAATTACAATGGTTAGGGTGCTATATTATAGATAATTAGATCCAGGTTTATCTTGAATAGCAATTGTAGTGTCGAGTTTATTTTATGCAAAATAACTTTTCACTAGTATTTATCTAGATATAGGAAAAGGGTGATCATGTGCCGTACGCACTCTGTTGTATTTGAAAACTTCATGTCTAAGTCTAACAATGGACTATACACAATTTATGCAACATTCAGtgtatattaaaattgaaactgagacctaggaaccagagggataaaaaccaaaaataaaaaataaaaaaattgaaactgagAAAGTTCAACTTGAAATGTTGAAGGCAACTataaatagttttattttatggttgtaGGATAACATTCGGAATATGTAAGTTTAGTCTACACTTTACAACAGTATCTAATTAAAATCCTGTGATGGTCTTGTTTTGCTTAATTTACATTATGGATCAACAAAAATCAAAGCTTACACGTAAGGAATAGAACCAGAAGACTAACACTTTCGGTTTTCTCTTTAGAGCCACTAATATAAcataacaaaaaagaaagaaatagtttTGGATAATTGCCCCTACCTTTTTGGTTTGGATCACTGTAGACTTCAACGAAGTCACCTCCACACATGGAAAAGCCTTCAGTAATTCCTGCACTGCTCTCACACATTGTAACAAACAATATTATGATTAAAATATACATATTATATCAACACATTATTTGAATAGGTTGTTTTTAACCTAATAATTAATAAAGCAACAAGGTAATAAAATCCAATGACCAATAGCAACCTTTACGCATTATATAGCCCATTCATTAGGCTCATTTTGAGTGCCTCAGTGAAaacctttttaatttaaactaggAGGCTAGCTGGGCAGAAGCAAAATTCATATTAGTTTAAGCAAATCAATTGGCAGGAATATACAAATTaagaatgaaaaatatcatGTAGTGGGACAAACGTTGAAACTTGTTGCAGTCATCCTACCTCTTGTAATCATTATTTGGCATTGTATATTCTTATATGCTTTACATAATTAGATCCTGCCACTAGTGAGTAGTTTTCTGCAGGAAGCTTATAATATTCATAGAGTTGTTAAAACTGGCTTACTTCAGTTGTACTACACTATTGTTTCACTCAGAATTTTAGTAAAGTTAGAGtttgtatatattatattatccATGAGATATATTTTCGTTTTTCTTAAGGGGAACCACATAAAATGATTCTTGCAAATGAAGGTTACAGATTTAATAAAGAGGCATTTGCATCTAATGCTATAATTTCAACACTGATTATTTCATCCAGTACTTATTAAGGTATGAGGTGTCAAATATAAACACAGTACAAGCATAACCCAACAAACTCAGTGCtcacaaattataaaaattgtaaGTTATGTTTTCAAAACTCAACACTTCAGGTATGGCCCATACCGTATAGGCGTATGGCAGGAGCAAGGAAGGAAAAATTTTAGGGCAGTTTCCTGTATTGCATCCATATGATGTTTTTAAATAGAAAGATATGCACAAGTTTGTAAAAGGACAATTTCGCCCCTTAAGGATGGTAAAAAAGTGGTTATTTATTGGCCTCGATTTGatgctaaaaaatttcatgGAATATAGGCAGAGAAGCCTTTTATATCAATCGCTCAGTGGTATTGTTTTATGCCACAGGAGGAACCCATATCAAGGTTCCTTTACTTTTATTCGTTCTTTCTTTctaattagtattattttataaaaagataataaaaagaATCCAATATCCATGAATGTACCTGGCAGGATGAATATCTGGTATTGAAACAGGACGGAGTTGGTCACTGTCTGAAAGTGAATTGCAATTGCTGTGAATCCAAGGGTATATTGTCCACTCACCAACAGTTTGGCAACTTAAGTTATCCAAAGCGCCAATTGATTGGagaaaaataacacaaaaaataataatcagaaGAGCAGTCTTTGCATTGTGACTTATTAATAGGTAATTTGTAACATTAAAAATATCAAGACGGAAGAGACAACCCTTGTTCTTACTGGTTAAGAATAAAACTTGAGCATATCATCATGTAGTATGAAAATTCATTTCCCTGACAGATAAATCCTGCACCATAATAAAATGCATTAGTATAATAAAATGCATTAGATAGGCATTGGACAAAAGCTAATCTAAATGTAGTTTCTACTATTGTAACTTGTAAGCCTGGTAATAGACACAAACCTAAACTTGAAATGTCCAAAGCCAGCCGACCTAGTCCAGCACCAGGAACTAAACAAGCAGGTGGACTGTATGAGAAAATTTATGATTTTAGCAAAACACAAATTGTGCAAACAATCTTCAGCCCAAATAAGAACTTTCCATTTCTATTAAGAGCATTACAGTCTACCTCTCTATACTGCGATTAGGAAATAAGATATTAAGCTCTTCAAGAATAGGTTTGTAGCACTGATCACGTTCCTTCTGACCCTAATAACATACAATTGTGGGAGAAAAAAGTGATTAACGAATTAAGTTTTTCTATATTTTGATATGATGACCATAATTAGAATATTTCACACAAAACAGCATAAAAAACTGTACCTCTACGGCCCAGTCCCTAACTATGTTCCTTATAATACACCGCACCTGAGACAAAAGTAGTAATAAAATGCAATTAAGTAGCAGCAAAACAGTATGAGAACCTTCACTTCACTAGAATTGTTATACTATCAGAACAGTGCAAAATACAAAGCATCAACAGGGCAAATTGGCAACAGTCGCATTGTATTTTTATCTAAGTTTCCCTATGGGTTTAGTTGACTAGTGGAAGAGTCTCAATCCTCATAGAATTAAGATTCTATTCCTGATTCTTGCAAAATAAGAGGTCAATTAGACAGCATTAGTTCTTTGTCTAGATAGAAAAGCAGATTTATGAATTAGAGCAGGTCTGCAGCCAGCTACTTTCCTACTCTCAACTCTCAAGCATTCAAATCCTAAGTATTAAGTCTATTTTTATGTTCTTCTCATCTTCTGTCCTACTGCGTTAACTTTATCGACTACCCTAATTAGGAAATTTTTTCAGGCAATATTGAGGATTTGCCACATCAAAATTGTACTTCATTCTCCGTTGAATTTGACACAACCCATCAAACCTGAACCCTTAAATTAACAAGTTCTGTCCAGTCACTACCTATTTTGTACCATTAATTCATCCAAGGAAACCTCTACCAATCAAAATCCTTCCAATATCAgcattgaaacaaaaaataatggcTACTGGAAACATAAACATACCTTATCCACATCAACTAAAGGAACATTCAGTTGAAAAGATGGATCCAACCATTGTTGCTGCGATGAGGTATCTGTGATCTGAAATAAAGAAGGAAACAATAACTAAACCTATTAGAAGACAAAGTCTGTTTGAAAAGATGGATCCAACCATTATTCCCACATTCTTTAGTATCTACAAAAATTAAACGTATTAGAAAACAAAGTTGTTTGATTTTAGATTTTGGTGGAAGCTATAACCCATTGCTTTGAGAAAAAGTGCATGGGCACACTAAACTTTCCCATTAGCTTTGGCCAAAACCTTAACCAAATGAGACATGATAAAAAACTCTACTAAAAATTGCTTGCCAGTTTTAACTTGATACATATATAGACAATTTTAACAAAGCATCTTTGTTTTGGGTACACTAGCAGTCATACTAAAAAGTGAATTATTTTGTTCCCTGAAATGGACACACAAGAAGGAATCAAGACGAAAGAAAGCAAATAAAACTTATAGGAACTTATCCATCTCCTCCAAAAACCAACCGTCCATAATGATCAACATGCCACTCCTTGACAGTGAACTCAAACATAATAAAATGATGGCGTGAAAGATATATTTCTTCACATTGTACTTCAACTTTCCATATACGACTGAGTTAAATGACAGATAAATCAAATGGGGTTCCAAAGCTAAGTATTACTGTCTCTAGGTAGACATGTCTAGATTGTTATTAACTTAGTTGTAAACTTGTAATACATAAACCATGACATAAAccatgagagagagagagagagagtaattattttctaaataaatGTGCTGTGATGCCATAGTGAACAAAGATATCACCACCAGTAAAATTATCCAGTATCGCAGTATCGataactttttttcttcctaattACTCTAAATGTATTGAGAACTTTAAGAATAGCCATTTCGTTAACACCGATTTAGTCCAAGGAATGCACAAAATGTGACCAACTTAGATAGCAACTctagaaaatgaaaaatttacatTAACACAGACAAGAAGAAATTACATTTCCATTGGAATCAGCAATAGCACTTCCACCATATTCACTAGTCTCTTTAGTATGTATCATGTTTGAAGGATTGCTACCAGTATTTGACTGATGGTGACTCTCAATGTTTACCTCCTGTTGTTATCTACAGAGTCAAATTtctaaatgaaaaaaacaatgaTAGAGCCAACAAAACACCATGCAGTGCTTATGTACTGAACTAAAAAAAGGAGTCATGAATGCAGGAGAAACCTCATCGGGATGTGCCAGTACTGATGATCTGTATGAATCATTGCTGCCTTCCACACAACCATGTCGATTAGATACAGAACATGTTATTCTCAATGGGGCTGACTCACATGAACAAGAATTAATCCCTTCACGGCCTAAATGGTCTTTTTGGCCATATTCAGGATGTTGATCTTCATTTAAATCTATGTCCTGACTCATATCAAGTGGAGGTTCAAATGCCTGCAAAAGTTCATTATACCAATATCAAATATTACCATAATCCATAATACAGAAAAGGAGCAAGTCACCTAAAGTGTAGGTTCGCACCTGAAGCATGCTGAATATGAAATGAGAGTTCAACGATATACACCTGCACCATTGGAAGGCAGCAAAAATCACAAATTTATGAGATTCAAAACTTCACGTTAAAATTCCATTTTCCAATCAAACTCGGACTCTCcattattaagtaaaacatcaaatgaactatttttttataagagaaaaataggTCCACCAAcagcacagattttttttttttttttgaaaacttggtatcacAGCACAGATTTTTATAGCTGCCTCTCTATGTACACTGTAAATGCCATGAAAAGAGAGTATGTATATGCTGAAAACCCAGTGTATTTTTTACTACAGGTACACAAtagatatttaaaaaatgaatgtaaTAAATACAAAGATGCAaatttactattattatatttatatatttacaattgaccaaaacattttaagaataatacACATTTCTAATATTGGTGTGTTTCTATGAAGTTTACTTTCTGCAAAATTCAAAACATGTTTTGACAGAAACTTTTCTGCAAAAACTAAAAGCTTAAAACAGCTTATTTATGTTTTTACGACCGGGAATCAAATTTAGCCATGCAGCAACAAGTTCAATTCATCTCCTGTTCTAAGTgccagcatcagcttcagaataTCTCAGCATTTTTTACCTCAATATATAAGATTGAAAAGAGAGAAGttaaaaaatagtgaaaaaaaaagagcaaGACAATGTACCGGCGCAATCTTTGAAACTTTAGAGGATAGTGGGATAACAGAGCCTACAAACACAAGAAAAAGGTACAATAAACAAGGGAACTAAAAAAGTAACAGAAATTTCTAAAAGCAATTATGTGACAGCAACGATATAACTGTTACGAACTATATTAATTAGACTATAAGacaatgtcaaaaaaaaaaaatagactatAAGACATTAGACACCATATAGTATATTAATGCTCTAATGTAGTAGAGCTAAATCAAGagttaatatttaataattccTGTAATATATCATGATGGAGTGAATTTATGCTACCATAAACTGATCGGTCACACAATTTCAGCCATATTCCTattgacaaatttataaatGGTATAAAAGCAATTTTCAACTCATCTATTTAGCAAAGGGTGTCAGTAACCACCAGTCATTCAAATGCGAACAAAAACAAGAGCAAGTGGCAACCTAGGGAAGGCAAGATCCATAAGCCATTTTCCAATTTCCATGTCCTTCCATATTTTACATCCTTATACCGGATAGGAATGGGTATGAGTTCAAAAACTCAATTCTTACAGTCTAATTTGACCAAACAGTACATGTcttgctcaagtcaatacgaCAGAGAAATACCTTATGGGCAGGTGGAAGCTTCCTAAAAGATCTCTCATATCTTCTAACATCCTCATCTGCGGCATCAGGATAGCTGCATCAGAAGACAGCGAAGAAAAGGCTCAAGttttactttattattattaggattCGAGAAATGTgagaaaaaatgaatgaaagtgAGAAAGGAAAGATTAATCTGATAAATGCAATCTGTATTCACTGATAATTTGTCAATCACATTATGTAAATATGTATTTATAGATTTTGAAGCACTTATCAGAACCCACTCTGTTTCCACTAACTAACTTAATATAAAGTAGTGGcttatttgacaacattttgtacCAAATAAAGTATCACGGAACAATAGCAGTCTATGCAAAGCCCACCTATTTAACAGCAATGCAACTGAGTAAACTAACTAACTGACAAGTCATCAACTGACTATGACACTAAGTGTAAGTACACGACAGACTACACATCATTATACTTCCACCACAACAGATGATACACTGAGACGTTAACACAggttaaaatttgaaaaaatgaatcGATTGAACATAATTGCATGTGTCATGTCGGATACAAACACATGTCAGACACCAGACACGCCTTCCATGTATAGGTGCTATTGctatatatacatacattttGAATTACAAAGTATATATGAGGTTGAAGTAACTTGTTATCAATTAAAGTGATACTAATCATCATTTTACAACCGTATCTAGGGGATATTAACTCTGTCTCCGGAGTTTACATAATCAAACTCTAACACCTCATGAACACCTACATGTCGAATTTTGAATATTATGATGGagacgaaaaaaaaaaatataatatcaaattaaaatatctcaaacgaaaaaaaatacaaagaattataaaaatttacaGATACATCTAAACAATTCCATAACTTTTTGAAGGATTTATTTACATATGCTATATGTACATTCATCGCTTTGATTGAATTCATAGCATCAAAagtatcatatatattaaatttcaataaatgcttaaaatcaaaataaaatacaaaaaattgaaaattaagtGCAAAATAACATGATGAATCGTTGAATGTAAAAATTGATTGAATAGTGAAGAAAGAACGAATAATTGTACTTGAGGTAAGCACTAATGATGCGTCTAAGGGATTGAATTTCAAGAGCTTCTTCAAGCTTTAAACGACGACGTTGGTCCTCGTCTATGTCTTCCATCactgcttcttcttcttcttcttccacagTGTTCCAGTACTGCCTCGAGCGAGAAGAATCAGCGTTTCATCGCTTTAGTCTAATTAAATTATCGGATTGGGCCGGATCGGGTCGGGTAAACACTTGTCAGAGTGGCGGATATATTAAGGCCCAACCCACCTTCAAAGTATATAGACTTAAATTCAGTTTTAGccccctattttgaataaatcggaattttacatcccctattttaaaatccggaattttaccccccaattttataattttttggattcccccaaaattctgcacaaaatatgcttctgagcctcaatttcaaagtttcgcacataactcaattttgatcaataatttaccaaaatgACTataatcgagttagttttccacataaTTAAATCCCACTAAATTTGTAGTTAAagaaagagattaattaccgttttagtgaaggtttgtccaaattaattatccTATTGacctactactggtattttcgtcatgtctctcaccctgtagctctgttttgaatagtatttacatgtatggaaagctaacgaaattaccttgttggcatttcaatttcatcgaatttggagttacgatgtgttcggtagacgatgttgaatttaaaGGTCATAAGCAAATTTCTgaagaattagtaattggactgCACTAAATCGATAAATATATTccctctgtaactccaaatttagatGTCAATTTTACTAGAAAGAAAGATAAGAGATATCTAGATTTTCACTGAAAATAACTAGGAAACATAAAACATCAATTCTGATTTTTCAAATAACGCAAAAccttggttcaaaaaaaaaaaaaataacgcaAACCCTACAATATAAAGGAAACTCTAAAACTGCTGAAAGTACAATAATGTCATAAATGAGCCACAAATGATTCTTTAGAGAATTGAAAtaacaaaaaaagataatagTAAATAAAAGGTCCTgcaaaaattcatttaaaagaTAAATCTTCAAGCCAAAAAGGCTTCTTAACAATTGTGGTGTTgtttcgttaaaaaaaaaattacggttTGGATATAAGGACCAAGTACCTATCAATAAATTTGATGTCAATTATTAGAATGTGACTCTAGAAAACGTCTCCATAAAATATCATGTGAATCAAAAAGGTGAAGTATATGTTTCCTATAGTatattctatttttcttttccgTTAATGTTATGTTGAATCTTTAATAAAATTGTATATATATGACTTTTGTTATGCTACGATCAGATCTAGTTCTTCCCGATGGCGATGCTTAAGGTAGTTAAAGTGGAGATAGAGTTCAGGTATGAATCGTATGATATCACGGTGGGAAAAGTACTCGCAAAACATGTGTAGCACACTAGCAATCCAAAGCAATAGCTAGCAATAGAGGAGATGAGAATCGTTCAAATTGATCTAACGATCCTAGGAGCATTTGGAGCGCTTATCCGCTACATGCAGCGTATAGTAACTACCATATCGGTTGTCATTGGCGTTTAGGAAAAGCTTCCAAGAAGGAATAATATTGGGTTGGATCTAAAGTGTTTGGACCGCGTAAATTTTATCTTTGACCCAATCCGAAACAACTTTCATAAATTTCAATTGTAATATATTTTAGTTAGCACCTACCGCTCCTCAAAATAGTGCAAAAGAAAACGTTGTCTAAATAGTCCAAACTAGTAAGAAAATTTGAGCAAGAATTAGCTTCACGTTGTCAAATAATTTACCCACGTTGCATGTCTATGCTGCTCTTAACTCGTGCCAATATTTTACCtattttttctacttttttgaATTCATAAATTGAATGCCGATCCACACATTATAATCATTGCTATAGTAGTAGATTGAAAGAGTCACATTCTACATTCATAACAATATAAAAACGTGCCTTAATTGTCTAGTCATGGCTATACTGATTAACATCATAAAATACACATTTTTGTAGGCTACAACTGATCCCTCGTACACAAAATATTTAAGAGCATAAATAAATTGATTCCAACTAATTTGTACTATTATTATCATGAGTTATAACGTGACTTTGAATCCTTTCCTTTCTTTTCTCAAGGAAATTTTGAAGAGATCGCTTTACGGAAAAGCCATGTGAGGTATGCATTAATAATGCTCGAGGTTGCAATGAAAGGGATAGTGTTGGTGTTGATTCTTTGCTACCATTCTTTTCTTCCATTTCTTGACTTGCCAACCACATCATCACTCTAGCctacaaataattaattttccacAATTAAAATAGACTATATTATTAATGATAAATATCttattaatgaaaaaattatataaagtatCTTCACTAGAgataaattatcatattattaattgttttaGATACTAAATAAATTGTCATTATCTTATATATTGAGGGTGCTTATACATTGATCTAAGATCTTACATATTGTTGTGAAGAGAGTAAGAGTAACACAtttgtatcaaaaaaaaaaagagaaaaaagagagTAGTAACacgttatattttttattttactttataatGGAGTTAGTGAGTATCGAATCTAGAACTTCATGCATACTACTTAAATCTCTGACCACAAGATCAAATCTAATGGCTTAGTAACACATTACATATTGTTGTGAAGTGAGTAACATATTGTtcataagttttatttttttcatacatgTGCATGCAAAAAATTAGGAAaacaattattaaatgttaattataAATTGCTATTTTTTACACAAATTAAGGAAGATGAAAATTTCAAAGATAAATTTTATGGATATAAAATTACCTGAAGTTCCCTTTCTTCAAACTTGTGGTGAGGAATATTGACTACAAATTGATGATTTACGTTCAACTCCTcgttcctataaaaaaaaattacccatTAAGAAAAAATGGTAAATGCAAGAAAAAAATTCGATTGTTTCATGagaaaattaataacaaaaacCATAACGAATCAAAATAGATTTAgatgaagaaaaggaaaaaaaaactccgAATCTCTTACATTGATTTATGGGACTCCAAACAAAAATTTCTCTTCATTGTGATGCCACTTTTGAACTCAAGCAATGCAATGTAGTCTCTTATTCACAAAGAAGAAACAATatactatattaattaatatgagAAATGCTACATAGTGGAGAACATGTACAAAATATTTTGAGTAGACACACACATGCACTATAATATCGTTGATTAATGCATGAGACATAGATTTCAAAGGAGATATTTATAGTTGTCGgggaaaatattaaataaaaattaaaaataaaagaggaAGGTGAATTGAATGACTATAGACATGTGGGAAATGAGTTACACATGTCAAAAATTTTAGTATAGCATTGTAGCTCTCATTAGTTACGTACCATTGTATTGAATGGATTATAGGGTGGGAcatgataggtctctcaccaATGAGTTATGTGTTTTGTGgattggattgaatgtgtacgtgatattatgatgtactgccagtattatattattttttatttttgaaaaaaagttcccgattttttcggaaaaaagttttcgatcttttttggggaaaaaattttcgattttttttcggaaaaaggTTCCCGATTTTCGGGGGaaaattttcgattttagataaaaacaattccggaggTTTGGcctgaacaaaaaagtttccgttcttttttcgggaaaaaagttccgatattttattcggaaaaaagtttcggatattttttggaaaaaaagttttcgatattTTTCTGAAAaagttctaatattttattccgaaaaaaagttttgaatactttttgttttttcactcttttttgtatCAGCAATACTTTTGCAGATGAACATTTCGAAAatattttccccaaaaaatgagaacttttttccggaaaacatTAGaactttttccagaaaaaatCGAAAtgtttttttcggaaaaaatctgaaacttttttcccgaaaaaagaacggaaacttatttttccagaaaaactccggaattgtttttatctgaaatcgaaactttttccCTAAAAAACcgggaacttttttccggaaaaaaaaattgataattgtttcccgaaaaaatatcaaaaactttttttttcaaaaaaaaaaaatttaatactgacattacaccat
It contains:
- the LOC123911182 gene encoding carnosine N-methyltransferase-like isoform X3 — protein: MEDIDEDQRRRLKLEEALEIQSLRRIISAYLNYPDAADEDVRRYERSFRKLPPAHKALLSHYPLKFQRLRRCISLNSHFIFSMLQAFEPPLDMSQDIDLNEDQHPEYGQKDHLGREGINSCSCESAPLRITCSVSNRHGCVEGSNDSYRSSVLAHPDEITDTSSQQQWLDPSFQLNVPLVDVDKVRCIIRNIVRDWAVEGQKERDQCYKPILEELNILFPNRSIESPPACLVPGAGLGRLALDISSLGFICQGNEFSYYMMICSSFILNHCQTVGEWTIYPWIHSNCNSLSDSDQLRPVSIPDIHPASAGITEGFSMCGGDFVEVYSDPNQKGAWDAVVTCFFIDTAHNIVEYIEIISQILKDGGVWINLGPLLYHFADTYGQDDEMSIELSLEDVKRVALHYGFEFEKERTIETTYTTNPKSMMQNRYFAAFWTMRKKPAAAQQQLP
- the LOC123911182 gene encoding carnosine N-methyltransferase-like isoform X2 — its product is MEDIDEDQRRRLKLEEALEIQSLRRIISAYLNYPDAADEDVRRYERSFRKLPPAHKALLSHYPLKFQRLRRCISLNSHFIFSMLQAFEPPLDMSQDIDLNEDQHPEYGQKDHLGREGINSCSCESAPLRITCSVSNRHGCVEGSNDSYRSSVLAHPDEEVNIESHHQSNTGSNPSNMIHTKETSEYGGSAIADSNGNITDTSSQQQWLDPSFQLNVPLVDVDKVRCIIRNIVRDWAVEGQKERDQCYKPILEELNILFPNRSIESPPACLVPGAGLGRLALDISSLGFICQGNEFSYYMMICSSFILNHCQTVGEWTIYPWIHSNCNSLSDSDQLRPVSIPDIHPASAGITEGFSMCGGDFVEVYSDPNQKGAWDAVVTCFFIDTAHNIVEYIEIISQILKDGGVWINLGPLLYHFADTYGQDDEMSIELSLEDVKRVALHYGFEFEKERTIETTYTTNPKSMMQNRYFAAFWTMRKKPAAAQQQLP
- the LOC123911182 gene encoding carnosine N-methyltransferase-like isoform X1, producing the protein MEDIDEDQRRRLKLEEALEIQSLRRIISAYLNYPDAADEDVRRYERSFRKLPPAHKALLSHYPLKFQRLRRCISLNSHFIFSMLQAFEPPLDMSQDIDLNEDQHPEYGQKDHLGREGINSCSCESAPLRITCSVSNRHGCVEGSNDSYRSSVLAHPDEEVNIESHHQSNTGSNPSNMIHTKETSEYGGSAIADSNGNITDTSSQQQWLDPSFQLNVPLVDVDKVRCIIRNIVRDWAVEGQKERDQCYKPILEELNILFPNRSIESPPACLVPGAGLGRLALDISSLGFICQGNEFSYYMMICSSFILNHCQTVGEWTIYPWIHSNCNSLSDSDQLRPVSIPDIHPASAGITEGFSMCGGDFVEVYSDPNQKGAWDAVVTCFFIDTAHNIVEYIEIISQILKDGGVSSLIEIQIDLVYLFFFLPHPFVLLLPFSFQYYPSYLMKLTPSQVWINLGPLLYHFADTYGQDDEMSIELSLEDVKRVALHYGFEFEKERTIETTYTTNPKSMMQNRYFAAFWTMRKKPAAAQQQLP
- the LOC123911183 gene encoding uncharacterized protein LOC123911183, with amino-acid sequence MKRNFCLESHKSMNEELNVNHQFVVNIPHHKFEERELQARVMMWLASQEMEEKNGSKESTPTLSLSLQPRALLMHTSHGFSVKRSLQNFLEKRKERIQSHVITHDNNSTN